CGGCCCCCAGGGACCGCCCGGACCGCCGGGCGGCTACGCCGACAAGCGCGACCTGGTGCGCCGCGAGGGCCGCGTCACCGTCGCGGCGGGGATTGCGGCCACCGCAGTCGCGACCTGTGACGACGACCGCGATCTCGTCGTGCTCGGCGGATGCTCGGCGACGCCGATGTGGTTGGCGCAGCTCGTGGCGTCCGGCCCGTTCGGCGCGACCTCCCCGCGCGAACGCGGAGGTTGGCGATGCAACTACAAGAACGGCTCGCGCGAATCGCCGATCGAAATCGTCGCGGAGGTGTACTGCGCGCCGGCCCGACCGCACACCGCCGGTGCCGCGACACCGGCGCCGCGCCGCCGCCGGGCGCCGGCGCCGCGCGCCGGTCCGACGCCGGCGCCGCGGTCGCGCGCACCCGACGCCGGCGCCGCGGCGCCACCGGCCGCCGACGCCGCGCCGGGCGCGCGGTGACGACGCCGACCGCCGGACGTCACCGGCACGCGATGCCGTTCGCGAACGCCGGCGGTAGGCCGATGTCGATCGCGTCCGACGTGAGTTCGTCGCCGTCGCTGCCGTAGACGCGCAGGCCGCCGGCCGCGCGGTCGCTGATCACGATCTCGCCGGTCGGGCACGCGGCGACGTCGCCCGGTTGTACCGACGCGGCCGTTAGCGAGTCGTTGGACACGCCCGCGTCGGTGATCGCGACGAGTTTGCCCGCGTCGAACGAGTCGCTCGTCGTGATCGCGGCGTACACGGTGTCGCCGACGGCCGCGTATCCGGCGACCGTGCCGCCGAGCGAGGAGTTGTCGGCCAGGCAGCCGGCCGCCTTCGGCGTACCCGACACGTCGATCCGCTCGAGGCAACCGGGGCTCGTCGTCGGCTGGAACGGGTTTTCCGCGGTTGCGATCACGAGCTCGTCGGCACCGCGCGGCTGCAGCCAGCCCACCGGGTTGCGGTGCGTGAGATCGAAGTCGCCGACCACCGTGTCGTCCGTGGTGTCGATGACGATCACCTTGCCGCCGTGCGACACGAAATCGGCGTCCAACAGGCCGACCGCGACGAGCAGCTTGTCGCCGACGAGATAGATCGACGTGGCGTCGGGCACCCCGTCGGTGTCGTACGACGAGATGTCGATCGCGCCGGGCGCGGCGTCCGGGTTGGCAGCGTCGAGCACGATGACCTCGCCGGCGCCCAGCGCCGCGACGTAGATCGTGTCGCCCTTGACCGCGACGTCCTGTGGATTCGTGTTGGCGCCAGTCGATATCTGGTCGATCAGGGTGCCCGTGAGCCGATCGATGATCGTCACGTTATCGAAACCGAAACGGTTGATGACGTACACCCGGTCGCCGAACACGCGGACGACCGGGTCGCTCGAGGCGACGCCGGCGACGGCATTCTTCGTCACCGCCAGCGACGGCAGGTCCACGGTCGACAACACACCGACCCCCGCCATGTAGTCCGCACCGACCGCCCACACCCGGGCGGACGGCCCCGACGCATCCGGCCCGGCGGCATCCGGTCCGTCGCCAGCGGCGTCGGCGGACACGCCCGCGTCGGCCGCGGGACTCTCGTCGTCCCCGCCGCATCCGGCGGCAAGTGCGACGCCCAACGTGATTGCTGTTACAACCTTGAGTTCAACGTTCATTTCACACTCCAGTCGATTGTGAGGTATACGGATCGCCCGGGCAGCGGATACCCGAGCACGTCGGCCACCGCTCGCGGGATCTCGGACAGATCCGGCCGCGGTGGCGGGTCCAAGGTCACGGTCTCGACGCGGCGGTCGGCAACGTTTTTGACCTCGACGCCGACCAGCACGCCGCTCGCCAGTGACACCTTCGCGCCAACGCCGACAAACGTGCGCGGCGGCACCTCGTTGAGGTTGGCGGCGTCGAGAAAGTTGCCGGAGGTAACTGTCGCGTCGGCCCACACGACGGCGAGGCGGCCGGCGACGCGGAGCGCCACGTCCGCGCGGGCGTACAGCTCGTGGCGCGGTCGCTGCGGCAGACGCTTGCCGTCGTAGGACGGCTGCGTCGGCGCGGCCCTCTGGCGCGAATCGAGAAACGTATAGGCGATCGAAGCCGTCGCCGTGCGCCACAGGCGCGCGGTCGCCGCCGCCTCGACGCCCCCGAGGTCGGCGTCGCCCAGGTTCATCGCGACGGCGGCGCGCCCCGCGGTCGGCTGAAACGCGATCGTATCGCGCGCGCGCGCGCCGAACGCCGCAAGTTGGCCGTAGATGCGGTCGACCGGGCCGACCGCGTACGACGGCGCAAACGCGACGCCGACATCGGCGCTCACGCCGGTCTCCGCGCGCAAGGCGGGGTCGCCCACCAGCACGCCGCGGTCGCCGAAAACCTCGACGACCGTGGGGGGCCGGAAGTAGCGGCCGGCGCTCGCCTTCGCGACCCACGCGCGCGCGACGCGCACTCGCGCCGCCAGCCGCGGGCTCGCGAACCACTCCGTGCGGTCGCCGACCTCGCCTGCTCCGACGACGAGCGGATCCCAGCCGCCGCCCGGTTCGGTGCGCAGCACGTCCACCCGCACCGCGGGGACGAGGAGCGCGCGCCCGCCCCACAGCGCGACGGTGCCCGCGACCGACGCGGCTGCGGCGCCGCGCAGCGCCCGCACCCGCGCGTCGCGGTCGCGGTCGCGCGCGGAGAACTGCTCGCCGCGCGCTTCGGCCGCGAGTTCGACCCGGTGGCGCGTCCCGACCCGCACGGCCGAGACGGCGGTGGCGCCCGCGGCGATCGTGAGGGACCGCGCGTCGTCGCTGCCGAGGCCGACCTCGCCGAGCGGGTCGGCCAGGTGCTGGCGCTCGACGAGCGCGTAGCCGGTGGCGCGCACCGTCGCTCCGGCGGTCGCGCGGACGGCGGTCACGTCGGACACCGCGGTCGTCGTCGCCAGCGCCGCCCGTTCGGTCTGCGCCGAGCCCACGCCCGGGATTCCCTGGGCCTTGTGCAGCGCGCGCGCGCCGCCGGCGACCGACCACGCGCGACCGCGCCAGCGCGCGCGCGCCACCGCATCGACCTGAGCGAAGCCGTTGTTGCTGCGCCGCGCGGTCGTGTCGTCCTCGCGGCGAAGCGGCGTGCCGTTGTCGTCGAAGAACGGGTAATCTCCGTCGGCGCCGCGGTAGCCGGCCGCGACGTGGACGCCGAGCGCGTCGCCGGCCAGGTCGTCCCGCCACCGCAGCCGCAGGTGGCGCGCGCCGAACGAGCCCACGCCGGCCGACAAGCGCAGCGAGTCGCCTCCGGCCGGTCGGCCCGCCGCGGTGACGAACTGCACCGCTCCGCCGAGCGCCGCGCCGCCGAAGTCGACCGGCACGCCGCCGCGGTACAACTCCACGCGGTCGAAGGACGCCAGTTCGAACGCACCGAGGTCCGCCGCGGCCGACGACAGGCGCGACAGCGGCACGCCGTCGACGAGCACCGCGGTGTGGCCGGGCGCTGCCCCGCGGATCGACACCGACGCGAACGCGCCGAGCCCACCGAGGCTGCGCGTGTGAACGCCGGCGGATTCGGCGAGCACCTCGGCCGGCGACACGGTCTCGCCGTCCCGGTCCGCGACGTGGACGACGGTGACGAATGCCGGCTCCGCCAGGGCGCGCGCGGCGTCGGCGTGGGCGGCGCGCGGGCCGTCCAGATCGTCGACGCCGTCGCGCGGCGCGATCCCGGTGACGACGATGACCTCGCCGGGCGCGATCACCGGAGCGGCACCGGCGTCGCCGGGCGGCCGCGGCGCCGGTGGTGTCCCGCCGCCACCGCGCGGCGCGGGAGCCGAGACCGGCGCGCCCCCCGAGCCGCCCGCGCGCGCCGCGGACGCGGGCGGCGCAGCATCCGCCGAGGCGTCTGCCGCGCGTTCGCCCGCGCGCGCGCCCGGCGACAGCGCGGTGACGATTGCCGCTGCAACCGTTGCTGCCGGGAACACTCGCGGTCGTACTGTCATGATGCCGAAGGGGAAAGCCTCCGGGCATCGCGCCGACCGCATCGCATTCGCGCTGGGCCGTCTCCTCTCACCCCGGAGGACGGGTCCTGCGCGCCGAGCCGGTCTCCTGACTTCTGGTTCCTCCTACTTGCGGCGCCTTCCCGGATGATCTCCAGTGGCGTGGTTGCCGCGTTCGTCCCCAGTCACAGTAGCGGGGGCTGCGTCGGACTTTCACCGACTTCCCGACACTCGCGCGCGTATGTGTTCGTCGCTGGGTCGCTCCTTTCCCGAACCTCGTACCCGCTGCGCGCGGCCAAGTCAATACCGGCTCACCGGTCGTCGACCAGCCAGTCGTACAGCCGGGTCCAGCCGGGGCCCGCGCGGTCGACGCGGATCCCGACGCCCGGCGGGCCGTCACCGGAGACGACGCAGTCGACCACCTGACCTTCGGCCGACAACACGCCGTCGGTCGCCTCCGCATTGAGCGTGATTCGCACTCTGGTGCCGACTGCCGGCGGATCGTCCACCTGCACGAAAATGCCCGTCGGGTTCAAGTGACTGCCGACGGCCGTGCGGATCTCCACGCCGCCCGCCGCGTCCTCCAGTTGCAGTTGCAGCGGCAGCTCTGCCCGCAACCGCCGCCAGCGGCGTCGCTCCGGCTCACCCATCGCGGCCATTGTACCGCAGCCGCCAACCCCGGCGCCGCGCTTCAGCGGCGCCGGGAGACAGCCGCCCACGTCGGTCGCTTCGCGCGGACGCCCGCTGCGGTCGCGGCCCCCTGTGACCGCGACCGCCCCGCCCGCCGGGCTCCGGGCTCACGAGCAGCCGCTCGTCGCGCCGCAGTTGAGGCACTTGTGACACGCGCCGCTGCGGACCATCAGCGTGCCGCACTCATGACACGGCGGCGCATCCGTCTCGCGCACCCAGCCGGCGGACGACTCCTCGACCAGGATGGCGCCGGCCTCGGCGCGCCGCTCTTCGCGGGCGTCGTCCGGCAACACCGGCACCGCCGGCAAGTCGAGCTGCCCCTTCGCTTTGCCCTTGAGCGCGGCCGCCGGATGCTCCTCGGCCTCGAGGAACCGCAGCGACAGCCACCGGAACAGGTAGTCCATGATCGACGTCGCGATCGGGATCTCCTGGTTGCCCGTGAACCCGGCCGGCTCGAACCGCGTGCCCTTGAACTTCTCGGCGAGCAGCTTCAGCGGCACGCCGTGCTGCAGAGCCAACGACACGGCGGTCGCGAACGAGTCCATCAGCCCGGCGATCACGGAGCCCTCCTTCGCCATGCGGACGAAGATCTCGCCCGGCGTACCGTCGTCGTACAAACCGACCGTCACGTACCCGTCGTGGCCCGCGATCGAGAACTTGTGGGTGAGCGACCGGCGCTCGTCACTGAGTTTGTGGCGGATCGCCGGCGGCGGGCTCACCGTGTTGCCCTTGGCCGCGCGCATTGCCTTGATGAGCGCCTTCTCCTCGTCGGTGAGCGCCGACAGCGTGTCGATCTCGCTCGACCCCTGAGCCATGTCGGTGTTGCTCGTCGACAGCGGCTGCGTGCGCTTGCAACCGTCGCGGTAGACGGCGATCGCCTTGAGCCCGAGCTTCCACGCCTCGAGGTATGCGTTTTCGATGTCGTCGACCGAGCAGTCGTTGGGCAGATTGACGGTCTTCGAAATCGCGCCCGACAGGAACGGCTGCACGGCCGCCATCATGCGGATGTGACCCATGTAATGGATCGACCGCGTGCCCTTCGCCGCGCGGAACGCGCAGTCGAACACCGGCAGGTGCTCGTCCGCGAGGTGCGGCGCCCCCTCGATCGTCTCCTCCTTGTCGATGTACGCCACGATGTCCTCGACCTGCGCCTCGTCGTAGCCGAGCTTGCGCAGCGCCTCCGGCACCGTGTTGTTGACGATCTTGAGCATTCCGCCGCCGACGAGCTTCTTGTACTTGACGATGGCGATGTCGGGTTCGACCCCCGTGGTGTCGCAGTCCATGAGGAACCCGATCGTGCCGGTCGGAGCGAGCACCGTGGCCTGCGCGTTGCGGAAGCCGTAGCGCGTGCCGAGGTCGATCGCCTCGTCCCACACGTCGCGCGCGGCGGCCAACAGGTCCGAAGGCACGAGCGCGCCGTCGATCGCGCGGGCGGCATCGCGGTGCTGGCGCATGACGCGCAGCATCGGCTCCTCGTTGAGCGCGTAGCCGTTGAACGGCCCGGTCGCCTCCGCCGAGATGCGCGCGCTCGTCGCGTACGCGTGGCCGCACAGAATCGACGTGAGCGCCGCGGCGTAGGCGCGGCCGGCGTCGCTGTCGTACGGCAACCCGCGCGCCATCAACAGGGCGCCGAGGTTCGCATAGCCGAGCCCGAGCGGCCGGTAGTCGTGCGAGTTGATGCGGATCTTTTCCGTCGGGTACTTGGCGTTGCCGACGATGATCTCCATCGCGATGATCGTGATCTCGATCGCGCGCTTGTAGGATTCGATGTCGAACTCGCCGTCCTCTTTGACGAACTTGCGCAGGTTGAGCGACGCGAGGTTGCACGCCGAGTCGTCCAGGAACATGTACTCCGAGCACGGGTTCGACGCGTTGATGCGCGCCGTGTTGATGCACGGATGCCACCGGTTGATGGTGGTGTCGAACTGGATTCCCGGGTCGCCGCACAGGTGCGCCGCCTCGGCCATCTTGCGGAACAGCTCGCGCGCCGACAGCGTGTCGACGACCTCGCCGGTGGTGCGCGCGCGCGTCTGCCACGGACGGTCCTCGACCACGGCGCGCATGAACTCGTCGGTCACGCGCACCGAGTGGTTCGCGTTCTGGTAGCCGACCGTGTCGTACGCACCGCCCGGCACGTTGAAGTTGCCGTCGTAGCCCGCGTCGATCAGCGCCCAGGCTTTCTTCTCCTCGCGCGCCTTGCACTCGATGAAGTCGACGATGTCCGGATGGTCGGCGTCGAGGATGACCATCTTTGCGGCGCGGCGCGTCTTGCCGCCCGACTTGATCGCGCCGGCGAACGTGTCGAACCCCTTCATGAACGACACGGGCCCCGACGCCGTGCCGCCGCCGTTGAGCAGCTCCTTGGACGACCGGATGTTCGACAGGTTCGACCCCGTACCGGAGCCGTACTTGAACAGCATGCCCTCGGTCTTGGCCAGCGTGAGGATCGACTCCATCGAGTCGTCGACACTATTGATGAAGCAGGCCGAGCACTGCGGCTCCTCCTCGACGCCGACGTTGAACCAGACCGGCGAGTTGAACGCCATCTTCTGATGGAGCAGCAGGTGGACCAGCTCGTCGCGGAAGGCCCAGGCGTCCTCCTCGCTGCGGAAGTAGCCGTCCTTGCGCCCCCACTTGAAGATGGTGTCCGCCACCCGCGAGATCATCTGGCGGACGGACGACTCGCGTTCGGGCGTGCCCAGGGTGCCCCGGAAGTACTTCTGGACGACGACGTTGGTCGCCGTCTGGCTCCACGACGCCGGGATCTCGCAGTCCTTCTGCTCGAAGTAGACGGTGCCGTCGGCGCCGGTGATCGTGGCCGATCGCAGTTCCCACTCGACCTCCGAGAACGGATCGACGTCGAGCTTGGTGAAATACCGCTCGACGGTGAGGCCGGGCCGCTGCGGCGTCGGCGCAGCTTTGTCGGCAGAATTACGCTTTTTTGACGAACGCGACTTGGTTTTCCGGCCTTCTACTTTTTCGATCATGGGTCGCTCTCCCCCCTCGCAAAATGAGCGGGCTGCCGGGCGGCGACAGCCCTCGAACGGCGTAGACTCAGCGCAAACGAATCCTTTCGGGCCCCCGCTCGGCCCGTTGAACACGACGAAGAAGCCCGCGGCGTCGAAGTCCCCTCAGCGCGGCGCCGCGAGTGTTCCCACTCTACAGCGTGTGTCTGACACGTCAAGAAAAAACACACACGATATTGTGGTCCGATTTTCGTCAGACACCATAGATGGTGTATGCACGGGTAGGAGAACGTGTGATCTGTGAGTGGACAACGCGCGGATTCGCGCCCAGTTTGCCGGCGATTCCCGCCGCTTGCGGAGGCCTGTGGACAACCCTGTGACTCGCTCGCCGCTCCTGTGGACGACGCCACCAGGCGGGCCGGGATCTCGCCCGCCCCTCCGGCGGCCGGCCGCGCTCGTCGCGCTCGCCGCGCTTGCCTTCGGGTTGGGGTGTAGCGCCCCCAGCTCCGACCCGACCGCGGGTCCGGCCCGCCGCGTCGTGTGCCTCACGCCGTCGTCGACCGAACTCGTCGTCGCCGTCGCCGGCCCCGGCGTCATCGTCGGCGTCGACGACTATTCGGCGGCCGAGGTTGCGGCGGTGCGCGGCCGGCCGACGGTCGGCGACTTCCTCGCGCCGAGCCTCGAGGCGATCCTCCGCCTGCGCCCGGACCTGGTCGTGCTCGACCGGGTGCAGACGCGCGTCGCCGACGGGCTGCGCGCCGCGGGGGTGCGCGCGCTGCCGCTGCGGATGGAGCGCGTGGGCGACGTCGCGGCCGGCCTGCGCGCGGTCGGCGACGCGCTCGGGCGGCGGGCCGAGGCCGCTGCCGCCGCCGCCCGGCTCGAGGCCGAGATCGCGGCCGTGCGGGCCGAGGCGGCGCGCGCCCTCGGCGGCCGGCCGCCGCCCCGCGTCCTGATCGTCGTCGACCGCGAACTCGGCGGCCTCGGCAACCTCGTCGCCGCCGGACCCAACAATTACTTGGACGAGCTGGTGGCCCTGGCCGGCGGAGTGAACGTGCTGGCCGACGCGCCGGTCGCGTTCCCGCGCATCTCGGTGGAGGAAGTGCTGCGCCGCGCGCCCGAGGTGATCATCGACGCGGTGCACACGGCCGACCAGCAGCGCGCCGCCGCCGACTGGGACGTCCTGGCGACGGTGCCCGCGGTCGCCACGGGCCGCGTCCACGTCCTGGCCGACACGATGTACACGCACCCCGGACCGCGGCTGGCCGAGTCGCTGCGCGGCCTGGCCCGCCGCATCCACGCGCCGCCGCGGCGATGACCCCGGCCGCGGCGCGCCGGCGATGCGGCCGGGCCGCGGCGCGCCGGCGATGCGGCCGCGCGCGGTATAACGCCGCCGTGCTGCAGATCGACGGCGTGACCTTCGCCTATCGCAGCGCGCCCGTGCTCGCCGGCGCGTCCCTCGCGGTGCGCCCGGGCGAGATCGCGTGCGTCGTCGGCGCCAACGGCGCGGGCAAGAGCACGCTGCTTCGGCTCGCCGCGGGGCTGCTGCGGCCGGCGGCCGGCCAGGTACGCGCGTTCGGCCTGGATCCCGCTAGCACGCCGCGCCCGGCGCTCGCCCGGCGGCTGTCGCTGCTGCCGCAACAGGTGCGCCACACGTTCCCGTTTTCCGTCGCCGAAGTCGTGCTGATGGGGCGCTACCCGCACCAGCGCCGCGGGCTGCTGGCGCTCGAGTCGGCCGACGACGTCGCCGCCGCCGACGACGCGATGCGCCGGTGCGACGTGCTCCACCTCGCCGGCCGCCGGTTCGACGAGCTGTCGGGCGGAGAACGCCGGCGCGTGCTGCTCGCACAGTCGTTTTGCCAGCGCGCCGAGCTGCTGCTGCTCGACGAACCGACCGCGTCGCTCGACCCCGCCCACGCGCTCGCCGTGTTCGCCGCGCTGCGCGCCGAGGTGCGCGCGCGCGCCGCCGCCGCCGTCGTCGTCACGCACGACCTCAACCTCGCCGCGCGGTTCGCCGACCGCGTCGCCGTGGTCCACCGCGCCCGCGTGGTGGCCGACGGCGCGCCCGCCGACGTGCTCGCCGGGCCGGAGGCGCGCGAGGCGTTCGGCTGCCCGCTGTACGTCGGCACGCTGCCGGACTCCGGCTCCCCGTTCGTGGTGCCCGCATGACCGATCGGCGCGACCACGACCGCGGCGCGCCGCCGGTCGACGCGAACGCCGGCTCGGCGGTGCGCCCGCTGTCGCGCCGCCGGCTCGCGGCGGCGGTCGCCGGCTGCGCCGGAGTCGCCGCGGCCGTGTGCGCGCTCAGCCCGCTGGTCGGCGTCGACGGCGCCGGCGGCGGCCGCCACCTCGCGCTGCTCGACCTGCGCGCGATCGTAGACGGCCTCGCCGGCGCGCCGACGGTCGACGCGCAGCTGTTCGCGCTCGCGCGGCTGCCGCGGGTGCTGGCCGGCGCGGTGGTCGGCGCGGGCCTCGCCGTCGCCGGCTGCGCCCTGCAGGCGCTGTTGCGCAACCCGCTGGCCGAGCCGTACACCGTCGGCGTGTCGTCGGGCGCATCGCTGGCCGCCCTGCTCGCGATCCGGCTCGGGCTCGACGCGACCTGGCTCGGCTCATCCGCGATCGGGCTGGCCGCCCTCGCCGGCGCCGCCATCACGATCTACGCCGTGTGGCGGCTGGCGCAAACCGACGGCGACCTGCCGCCGGCGGCGCTGCTGCTCGCGGGGCTCGTGATCGCGATCGTGTGCAGCGCCGCGTCGATGCTCGTGCAGTACACGGCCACGTTCTCGGAGACGTACCGGTTCGTGCGGTGGATGATGGGCGGGCTCGAGTGGATCCGCTACGGCCCGCTGTGGCGCGCCGCGGTGCCCACCGCCGCCGGCATCGCGGTACTGCTGTGGCTCGCGCGGGACCTCAACGCGCTGTCGGCCGGCGGCGAGGCGGCCGCGTCCGTCGGCGTCCACCCGACGCGGGCGCGGACGATCGGGTTCTTTGCGGCGTCGCTCGTGGTCGGCGCCGCGATCTCCGTGGCGGGGCCGATCGGGTTCGTCGGCCTGGTCGTGCCGCACGTGTTGCGCGGCGCGGTCGGACCGGACCATCGCGTGCTGCTGCCGGCCAGCGCGTTTGCCGGCGCGGCGTTCGTCGTCGCGTGCGACACCGTCGCGCGCATCGTACTCGCGCCCGCGCAGCTGCCGGTCGGCATCGTCACCGCGCTGATCGGCGGCGCGTTCTTCGCGTACGTGTTCCGCCGCGAGAAGACGCGCGCCCGCCTGTGGGGCGGCTGACCCGCGCGGGATCGACGCTGCAACGCGCCGCCGTTTCGGGTACCTTGACGGCGGCCCGCCCGCGCCGGGCGAGCGAGGCCGACAGGAGCCGACATGACGCGACCGGTGGACCGCATCGAACTCGTGCGCGGTGACATCACCGTGCTGGACGTGGACGCCATCGTCAATGCAGCGAACGAATCGCTGCTCGGCGGCGGCGGGGTCGACGGCGCGATTCACCGGGCGGCCGGCCCGGAGCTGCTGGCGGAGTGCCGCGCGCTCGGCGGCTGCCCGACCGGATCGGCCAAGATGACCCGCGGCTACAACCTGCCGGCGCGCTGGGTGATCCACGCGGTCGGGCCGCGCTACCGCGACGGCCGGCACGGCGAACCGGAGCTGCTGGCGTCGTGTTACCGGACCGCGATCGAGTTGGCGGCCGCCAAACAACTGGCGTCGATCGCGTTTCCCGCGATCAGCTGCGGTGTCTACGGGTACCCGGTCGACGACGCCGCCGAGATCGCGATCGCGGCGACGGCCGGCGCGCTCGCCGCCGCGCCCACGATCCGGCTGGTGTTGTTCGCGCTGATCGACGACCGCGCCTACGCCGCGTTCGAGAAGGCGCTCGAACGCCACTGCGGGACGTGACCGCGGGCGTGCTACAACCGGACGCCATGCCGACCGCGCTCGACCAGACGATCGCCGAGGTCGAGCCGCCGAGCGAGACGGCGATGGACGCGGCTCGCTCCCGCCTGGCGGGGCGCAGCGGACTCGGCGCGCTCGAAGCGCTCGCGATCCAGCTCGCGGGCGCCCGCCACGTGGCACTGCCTCCGGTCGCGCGCAAGCGCGTGGTGGTCGCGTGCGCCGACCACGGCGCCGCGGAGACGCCCGACGGAGCGGCCCGCGCCGCGGCCATCGCCGGCGGCGGCGCGACGGTCAACGTGCTGGCGCGCGCGGCCGGCGCCGAGGTGACGGTCGTCGACTGCGGCGTGCGCGACCCGGACTCCCTGCCGCCGGGCGTCGTGCCGCTGGCGATCGGGCGCGGCACCGCGGACGTGCGCCGCGAGCCGGCGATGCCGCGCGAGGCGGCGGTCGAAGCGCTCGACACCGGCGTCGCGCTCGTGCTGTCGCTCGCCGGGCGGGGGCTCGACGTGCTCGCGCTCGGCCAGGCGGGCGCCGGCGCGAACGCGGCGGTCGAGGCGGTCGTCGCCGCGTTGCGCGCGGGGTGCGCCGACCCGGTGGACGTGCTCGCGCGCCGGGGCGGCTACGATCTCGGCGTGCTCGCGGGCGGGCTGCTCGCGGCCGCGGCGCTGCGCATTCCGACCGTCCTCGACGGCGCGGTCGTGCCCGCCGCCGCCGCCCTCGCGGTGGCGCTCGCGCCGGCCGCCCGCGCCTACGTCGTCGCCGGCCACGCCGGCGCGACCGCCGCCGACGCCGACGCGCTGGCGGCCGCGGCGCTGGCGCCGCTCGTCGACCTCGGCATCACCGCCGGCGAGGGCGCGGGCGCGGCGGTCGCGCTGCCCGCGGTCGACGCGGCGGCGCGCCTTTTGCGCGAGCCCCCGTCGCGCCGCCGCCTGCCGATCGCACTCGATTGACCGCGGGCGTCCGCCCCGGGGCGGCGCGCGCCTACCGGCTCGCCGCCGGCGGCCGCCACTGCAACAGCAACCGCGCCGGCCCGACGGCCTGCTGTTCGATGTCCGGGCCGAGCGACAGCGTCTCCTCGTAGTGCTGCGAGCCGTTGAACTCCTCGATGTACGGGTTGTCCGGGTGCAAGATGTAGTTCCACGCCGGCACGATGTACCCGAGGTAGTCCTCGCCCATGCCGACGACCAGCGGCACCTCGACGCCGGGGTTGGCGAGGATGAGGTCGCGCAGGTACGGTGGCGGCGGCGCCTTCGACAGATCCGGCGGGAACTCGTTGTCGGGATCGATGAAGTCGTCGCCCCACGCCTGGCTGCCGTCGAACCCGCCGATCGCGATCGACGGATCGAGTTCGCCCGGCACGGTCTGCAGCCCGACGTTGCCGACCTGCAGGTAGGTCACGCGCGACTCGAGGTACGGGAAGTTGCCCTCGTCGATCGGCTTGGTCTCGTCGTAGCCGAAGAACGGCCGGTTGAACAGGCCGATGAGCCCGGCGACGTGGAAGAACACGTTTTCCACCACGAGCACCATGCGGCCGGTGCGGAAGTGCAACTGCGGATCGGGCACGTCGACGACCCGGTCGGCGGACGTGATCGCCTCGAGCGCGAGCCGGCCGACCGTCACGCCGATCCGCTCGGACTTGTGCAGGCCGTCGCTGGTGATCGGCGTGCCGTCGGCGTCCAGCGGAACGACGCCGTTGTCGCCGATCTGCCCGCCGATCGGCCCGTTGAGGAAGATCGCGATGCCGCCGATGCCGTCGATCGCCGGTTCGGTCGCGGTCGCCGGCGCGCCGTTTTCCACCGTGTCCCGCAGCCAGTGCGGGTAGTCCGACGACACCAGATTGTTGCGGCTGCCACCATATTCGGGATGCGCAGCCCAGTGGACGATCGACGCGACGGTCCGCTCCGGCTCGCCCGCCGCCGCAAACCGGATCACGGTGAGCGTCGGGTCGAGGATCACCGGGTCGCGCCGGTCGCCCACGTAGCGCAGCGAGGAGCCGTCGGCGTCGACCGTGCGCGTCTGCGCGACCTCCATCGTCACCGGCTCGAGGTGTGCGACCGCCTGCTCGATCGCCGCGGCCGCCTGCCGCCGAACGAAGTCGATGTAGTCGGGATCGACGCCG
The genomic region above belongs to Deltaproteobacteria bacterium and contains:
- a CDS encoding TonB-dependent receptor, whose product is MRSARCPEAFPFGIMTVRPRVFPAATVAAAIVTALSPGARAGERAADASADAAPPASAARAGGSGGAPVSAPAPRGGGGTPPAPRPPGDAGAAPVIAPGEVIVVTGIAPRDGVDDLDGPRAAHADAARALAEPAFVTVVHVADRDGETVSPAEVLAESAGVHTRSLGGLGAFASVSIRGAAPGHTAVLVDGVPLSRLSSAAADLGAFELASFDRVELYRGGVPVDFGGAALGGAVQFVTAAGRPAGGDSLRLSAGVGSFGARHLRLRWRDDLAGDALGVHVAAGYRGADGDYPFFDDNGTPLRREDDTTARRSNNGFAQVDAVARARWRGRAWSVAGGARALHKAQGIPGVGSAQTERAALATTTAVSDVTAVRATAGATVRATGYALVERQHLADPLGEVGLGSDDARSLTIAAGATAVSAVRVGTRHRVELAAEARGEQFSARDRDRDARVRALRGAAAASVAGTVALWGGRALLVPAVRVDVLRTEPGGGWDPLVVGAGEVGDRTEWFASPRLAARVRVARAWVAKASAGRYFRPPTVVEVFGDRGVLVGDPALRAETGVSADVGVAFAPSYAVGPVDRIYGQLAAFGARARDTIAFQPTAGRAAVAMNLGDADLGGVEAAATARLWRTATASIAYTFLDSRQRAAPTQPSYDGKRLPQRPRHELYARADVALRVAGRLAVVWADATVTSGNFLDAANLNEVPPRTFVGVGAKVSLASGVLVGVEVKNVADRRVETVTLDPPPRPDLSEIPRAVADVLGYPLPGRSVYLTIDWSVK
- a CDS encoding vitamin B12-dependent ribonucleotide reductase, coding for MIEKVEGRKTKSRSSKKRNSADKAAPTPQRPGLTVERYFTKLDVDPFSEVEWELRSATITGADGTVYFEQKDCEIPASWSQTATNVVVQKYFRGTLGTPERESSVRQMISRVADTIFKWGRKDGYFRSEEDAWAFRDELVHLLLHQKMAFNSPVWFNVGVEEEPQCSACFINSVDDSMESILTLAKTEGMLFKYGSGTGSNLSNIRSSKELLNGGGTASGPVSFMKGFDTFAGAIKSGGKTRRAAKMVILDADHPDIVDFIECKAREEKKAWALIDAGYDGNFNVPGGAYDTVGYQNANHSVRVTDEFMRAVVEDRPWQTRARTTGEVVDTLSARELFRKMAEAAHLCGDPGIQFDTTINRWHPCINTARINASNPCSEYMFLDDSACNLASLNLRKFVKEDGEFDIESYKRAIEITIIAMEIIVGNAKYPTEKIRINSHDYRPLGLGYANLGALLMARGLPYDSDAGRAYAAALTSILCGHAYATSARISAEATGPFNGYALNEEPMLRVMRQHRDAARAIDGALVPSDLLAAARDVWDEAIDLGTRYGFRNAQATVLAPTGTIGFLMDCDTTGVEPDIAIVKYKKLVGGGMLKIVNNTVPEALRKLGYDEAQVEDIVAYIDKEETIEGAPHLADEHLPVFDCAFRAAKGTRSIHYMGHIRMMAAVQPFLSGAISKTVNLPNDCSVDDIENAYLEAWKLGLKAIAVYRDGCKRTQPLSTSNTDMAQGSSEIDTLSALTDEEKALIKAMRAAKGNTVSPPPAIRHKLSDERRSLTHKFSIAGHDGYVTVGLYDDGTPGEIFVRMAKEGSVIAGLMDSFATAVSLALQHGVPLKLLAEKFKGTRFEPAGFTGNQEIPIATSIMDYLFRWLSLRFLEAEEHPAAALKGKAKGQLDLPAVPVLPDDAREERRAEAGAILVEESSAGWVRETDAPPCHECGTLMVRSGACHKCLNCGATSGCS
- a CDS encoding ABC transporter ATP-binding protein, producing MTPAAARRRCGRAAARRRCGRARYNAAVLQIDGVTFAYRSAPVLAGASLAVRPGEIACVVGANGAGKSTLLRLAAGLLRPAAGQVRAFGLDPASTPRPALARRLSLLPQQVRHTFPFSVAEVVLMGRYPHQRRGLLALESADDVAAADDAMRRCDVLHLAGRRFDELSGGERRRVLLAQSFCQRAELLLLDEPTASLDPAHALAVFAALRAEVRARAAAAVVVTHDLNLAARFADRVAVVHRARVVADGAPADVLAGPEAREAFGCPLYVGTLPDSGSPFVVPA